The stretch of DNA TTCCTGCTGGGATTTGACATTCCCAAGGTTTTTAAGGATTTGgaaggtttgggatggttttagGGTTGGGTGGGTGTGGCAGAACCAGGGTGGGGTTGGTGCCACCACGTCCGGTGTGGGAGGGGCCACCTCTGTCACCCCCTGAGTGGGACAACACCTGGAGATCCTCAGAGAtggaaaaatcccggaaaatcccatcccaggggCTTAGCCCGGAGTGAACACGGAGGGGGTGACATAGGACTCGATATTGTCACCATGGCGTTGTCATTGTCACCACGGTGTTGTCATTGTCACCACAGcattgtcattgtcaccacGGCGTTGTCATTGTCACCACAGcattgtcattgtcaccacGGCATTGTCATTGTTACTACAGCACTGTCACCACGGCGTTGTCATTGTCACAACATCATCACTGTCACCATAGCATCGTCATTGTCACTATGGcactgtcattgtcaccacAGCATCGTCATTGTCACTATGGCATTCTCACCACAGTGTTGTCATTGTCACCACGGCATCGTCATTGTCACTATGGcactgtcattgtcaccacAGCGTTGTCACCACAGCGTTGTCATTGTCACTACAGCATTGTCACCACGGCGTTGTCACCACGGcattgtcattgtcaccacGGCGTTGTCACCACGGTgttgtcactgtcaccacagcatCGTCATTGCCACTATGGCATTCTCACCACAGCGTTGTCATTGTCACCATGGCATCGTCATTGTCACTATGGcactgtcattgtcaccacGGCGTTGTCACCACGGTGTTGTCATTGTCACTACAGCATTGTTACCACGCATTGTCACCACAGCGTTGTCATTGTCACCACGGCATTGTCACCACAGcattgtcattgtcaccacAGCATCGTCATTGTCACTacagcactgtcactgtcactatgacattgtcattgtcaccacGGCGTCATTGTTGTCACCACGGTATTGTTGTTGTCACCATGGCATTGTCGTCACTATGGCGTTGTCATTGTCACCACGACATCGTCACCACATCATCATTGTCACCACAGCCTTGTCATTGTCACCACAGCATCATCATTGTCACCACGacattgtcactgtcaccatGGCATTGCCATTGTCACATGTCACCACATCGTCATCGTCATGACATCATCATTGTCACCACATCATCATTGTCACCACATCATCATTGTCACCACAGCATGGCCATTGTCACCACAACATCATCACTGTCACCACAGCCTTGTCATTGTCACCACATCGTCATTGTGATGACATCATCATTGTCACCACATCATCATCACTGTCACCTCAGCATGGCCATTGTCACGACAGCATTGTCATCGTCATGACATCATTGTCACTATGGcactgtcattgtcaccacGGCATCATTGTCACCACAGCATGGCCATTGTCACCACAGTGCTATCATTGTCACATCATCATTGTCACCACATCATCATCACTGTCACCTCAGCATCCTCGTGGTCACCACAGcattgtcattgtcaccacATTGTCATTGTCCCCACAGAGCTGTCATTGTCACCATAGCACAGCCACTGTCACCACAGCACTGTCACCACAGCATGGCCATTGTCACCACGGcattgtcattgtcaccacagcactgtcactgtcaccacggCATCATTGTCACCACATCATGACCACTGTCCCCACAGTGCTGTCATTGTCACCACAGCATGACCATTGTCACCACAGcactgtcattgtcaccacAGCATCATTgtccccacagcacagccagtgtCACCACAGCATTGTCACCAAAGCACCGTCATTGTCACCACAGCATGGTCATTGTCCCCACAGCATGGCCATTGTCACCACAGCGCTGCCATTGTCCCCACAGcactgtcattgtcaccacGGCATCATTGTCACCACAGCATCATTGTCACCACAGCACTGTCATTGTCCCCACAGCGTTGTCATTGTCATTATGACATCGTCACTGTCACCACGGTATCATCATCGTCACCATGACATCATTGTCACTACGGCATTGCCATTGTCACTACGGCATCGTCACGAcattgtcattgtcaccacagcacagccactgtccccacagcattgtcattgtcaccacAGCATCACTGTCACCACGGCATCGTCATTGTCCCCGCAGCATGGCCACTGCCACCACAGCATTGTCACCACAGCATTGTCATCGTCACAACATCATCACTGTCACCACGGCATTGTCTTTGtcaccacagcacagccactgtccccatagcattgtcattgtcaccacAGCATCACTGTCACCACGGCATCGTCATTgtccccacagcacagccactgtccccacagcattgtcattgtcaccacAGCATCACTGTCACCACGGCATCGTCATTGTCCCCACAGCACGGCCACTGCCACCACAGCATGGCCACTGTCACCACAGCATTGTCACCATAGTGCTGTCATTGTCACCACAGCATGGCCACTGTCACCACAGTGTTGTCACTGTCCCCACAGCACGGCCCCTGTCACCACATCATTGTCACCTCAGCGCTGTCATTGTCGCCACAGCACGGCCACTGTCCCCACAGCGCTGTCACTGCCCCCACAGCGCTGTCATTGTCACCACAGCATGGCCACTGCCCCCACAGCGCTGTCACTGCCCCCACAGcgctgtcactgtccccacagcacagccactgtCCCCACAGCGCTGTCACTGCCCCACAGcgctgtcactgtccccacagCGCTGCCACTGTCCCCACAGCCGTGTCACACAGGGAAAGCAGGACACGGAGCGACGGGAAAGGCGGGACGGGGGGATCAGCCACAACCGCGACGCGCCGGGAGATCCCATCCCGCCACTCCCACccaccttccctcccctccgCCGAGCTCCCGAAGCTCCGAGCTGTCCCTCAAAGCCACACCCGtgtccccgtccccatccccgcCCGGCTCTTACCGTGCGGCCACCACCGGCGACTTCTTGCCGGGATCCAGGGCGGAGCCGGCCGGTTCCTCGCCCAAGGAGCGCGTGTCCTTGTTGAGCTGCTGCAGGCGGGAGCTCAGCTCGCTGATCACAGTCGGTTTGTCCTCTTCGGCCCCGTGGCCGGGCCTGCTCTCCATGGGGTCCCCCCATAGCTTGGACCTTCTCTGAAAGAGGTAGCGTGGCCGGGCCGCGCTGGTGGCCGCCAGCGTGGCCGCGTGGTGCTGGGAGATGAGCTCGCTGTCCGAAGACTGCTTCAAAAGTGGGTCCCTGAAAGTAACCGGCCCCTTGCTGAGCTGGGACTTGAGTTTGGGCTTTGGAGGCACTGGTGGCTTCTCGAGTAGAAAAGTTTGGCCGTCGGCGAAGGACGTGTAGGTGTCGGTGGGCTCGCCGCTCTCCGAGGACAGCGTGGACATGCTGGAGACCGTGGAGATGGTGCTCGTGGTCTCCAGGTGGTGGTCGCTGGAGCTCCTGGTGTCCACCTCTTCCACTCCCGAGTCCGCCGCCGACTCCGGGGCCGCGGGGGCGTCCGAGGGCTTCCCTGAGGGTGTCGCGCCGGGGGGAGAAGGTGCTACTGCCGCCGCCGGCAAGGACGGCGCGCCGGGCGCGGCCAGGTGGCTCACGGGGGTGCCGGGGGCGGTCACCAGCACCCCATTGGCGAATTCGTCCGGGGGCGGCACCAACCCGATCTTGGCCAGCTCCTCGCGGGTCTCCTCGTCGCTGGAGGACAGCTGGGCCGGAGGGAGGGTCACCGTGTAGGGTTCCACCTCCTCCTCCgagctgccctggcccagcgCCTTCTCCGAGGCCGGGCTGACCGGCGGCTTCCCcacggggctgggctggggctcggCCTTGGGCGACTCGACCGGCTCGGCGCAGACCTCGGCCGCGGCCGGGCTCTCCTCTTTGATCTCCAGGCCGATCTCGTCTTGACCGTTACTGGTGGCGTGGACCATGATGAGGCCGGCGGTCTTCTGCTGCGACGTGTCCACGATGCTGATGATCATGGACTTCTTGTCCTCGGGTTTCTTCTCCTCCTTGCCCGGCGGCTCCGCGCGCACCTCGGGCTCCTTCCGCAGGGTGGCCGGAGTCCCCCAGGGGCTCTTGGTGGGGGTCAGAGCGCCGGCGTCGGTCGCCATCACCGCCTTCCCTCCGGGGGAGTAGGCGGGGGACACCAAGGCCTCCAAGTCCACCCTGTCCGGCTCTTTGGTTTGGATGTCCACAAAGAGGGGCGCGGCTCTGTCCGAGTCGGGGCTGTGGATCGGGGTGGGCGACCGGGACGGGACTTGAGAGGACAGCGCCCGTTCCCTTGCGGCCAGCGCCAGCGCCAGGGGCGAGTTGGGATCCAGGGGCTTTCCCGTCAGGGGGTGGATGAAGGTCGAGGAGGAGCCGCCGATTAATGGCTTTAAAGCTGACACGGGCGACGGCAGGAGGACGTCCCGGCTGCCCAGGAGCCGCTCGTCGATGGAGCGCGACTGCTGCAGCGACGGCATCtcgccgccgcctccgccgccgccgccgcccggcgcCGGCCCCTCGATGGCTCCCACCGACAGGAACACCGTGGATTTCCTCCTCTCGTCCAGCCGCCGGTCCCGGTCCTTCATGACGCCGGCGGCGATGGCGGTGGCGAAGGGGAGGCCGGCGGCTTCCACCTGAGCGATGCCGGGGTGGTGCTGGTATTCCAGGCGGTGGCTCCGGCGCGTGGGCGACGGCTCCCGGGAGGAGTAGCCGCCGGTGATGGCCAAGGCCGCCCGTTCCTGGGCGTCCTCCACCTGGAGCTGCTTCACCAGGGGACTCTTCTTCCTCTGCGGCTTGGTGGGGGCGAAGAGGCTGACGTTGAACTGGCCCATGTTGGCGTAGGGATTATCGATCACCCGGCCTTTCCTCTTCAGCTTCTCCGGCGGCGtcgccgccgggccgggccgggggatCTCGGTGGGTTCCACGGGGAGGTGGGAGGAATCCTGGAGGATGATCATGGAGCGGGCCCTCTTCTGCCGCTCGGGGTAGGGCACCGAGCCGCGCTCGTACACCTCGGCCGCCAGGTGCGGCAGCCCGTGGAGTTTGGCTTCCAAGCCCGGCTTGAAGCTGGAGCGGACGGTGTCGTAagcccggcccggcggcggcggcggcgagaaggagggagggggtcCGGTGTCGAAATAATAGGGGGAggggggcgggggaggggcggtCTGCGGGGGAGGGGGGATGCCGTGGCCTTCCCGGACCGTGTCCGTCATGGAAGTGCTCCGCGGGAATTTCCCGTCCAGCAAGGAGGCGGCCAGCTTCTCGTCTTCCCCTggggaaagaaggagaagaggagTCAGGGAAGGGGGTGGGTGTGGCCACCcggaaaaggagggaaagggtGGAGTCGGGGAGGAGTTTCGGCTCTTCCCGAGGAAAACGAGGAAAAGGGCGGAGTTGGGAATGAGTTCCTTGTCTCCTCCTGGAAAACAAGGGAAAGAGCAAAGGCGGGGATGAGTTTCCGGATTCCACCTGGAGAACAAGGAAAAGGATGGAATCAGGGGTGAGTTTCTGGTCTCTGGAAAACGAGGAGTCAGGAATGAGTTCCTTGTCTCCTcctggaaaacaaggaaaagagcaaAGGCGGGGATGAGTTTCTGCTCTtcccaaggaaaacaaggaaaaggatGGAGTCAGGAATGAGTTTCTTGTTTTCCCGAGGAAAACGATGGAGTCAGGGATGAGTATCTTGTCTtcccaaggaaaacaaggaaaagagcaaAGGCGGGGATGAGTTTCCGGATTCCACCTGGAGAACAAGGAAAAGGATGGAATCAGGGATGAGTTTCTTGTCTTCCcatggaaaacaaggaaaaccaTGGAATCAAGGATGAGTTCCTggtttccagctgaaaaatgagGAGAGAAGTTGAAAGTTGTCTtcccaaggaaaacaaggaaaagaaagaagtcaGGAATGAGTTTCTTGTCTTCCCAAGGAAAACAATGGAGACAGGGATGAGTTCCTGgtttccagctggaaaatgaGAAGTTGAAAGTTGTCTTCctgaggaaaacaaggaaaagagcaaAGTCAGGGAGGAGTTTCTCGTCTTCCCAAGGAAAATGATGGAATCAGGGATGAGTTTCTTGTCTTCctgaggaaaacaaggaaaatgatGGAATTGGGGATGAGTTCCTGgtttccagctggaaaatgaGGAGAGAAGTAAAGTTGAAAGTTGTCTCCacatggaaaagaaggaaaagagcaaagTCAGGGCTGAGTTTCTGGATTCCACCTGGAGAACATGGAAAAGGATGGAATCAGGGATGAGTTTCTTGTCTTCCcatggaaaacaaggaaaaggatGGAATCAGGGATGAGTTTCTCATCTtcccaaggaaaacaag from Poecile atricapillus isolate bPoeAtr1 chromosome Z, bPoeAtr1.hap1, whole genome shotgun sequence encodes:
- the SHANK3 gene encoding SH3 and multiple ankyrin repeat domains protein 3 isoform X4 — its product is MAAQNASGNTALHLCALYNQESCARVLLFRGASKEIRNYNSQTAFQVAIIAGNFELAEIIKTHKESDVVPFRETPSYTKRRRLLLPGGLASPRLLQRSASDNNLKAEPRPAHSPVPSLRSLPPQLLLQMREAAAGIPAGDGMGSGSASRGAQSRSPSLQRVREEREGETATRRGGRGKVSPGGPAGPPPGGPGAEPAPRAAPAPLRGPKRKLYSAVPGRKFIVVKSYAPQGEGEIQLNRGEAVKVLSIGEGGFWEGSVKGRSGWFPAECVEEVQMRQYDSRQETREDRTKRLFRHYTVGSYDNFTSHSDYIIEEKAAVLQKREHEGFGFVLRGAKAETPIEEFTPTPAFPALQYLESVDVEGVAWRAGLRTGDFLIEVNGVNVVKVGHKQVVALIRQGGNRLLMKVVSVSRKPEAEEGSRKKAPPPPKRAPSTTLTLRSKSMTAELEELASMRRRKGEKLDEILAAAEPALRAELVEADSRAATVKQRPTSRRITPAEISSLFERQGMAHPGVLAGTEKPHVSLRKGIPRTKSVGEDEKLAASLLDGKFPRSTSMTDTVREGHGIPPPPQTAPPPPPSPYYFDTGPPPSFSPPPPPGRAYDTVRSSFKPGLEAKLHGLPHLAAEVYERGSVPYPERQKRARSMIILQDSSHLPVEPTEIPRPGPAATPPEKLKRKGRVIDNPYANMGQFNVSLFAPTKPQRKKSPLVKQLQVEDAQERAALAITGGYSSREPSPTRRSHRLEYQHHPGIAQVEAAGLPFATAIAAGVMKDRDRRLDERRKSTVFLSVGAIEGPAPGGGGGGGGGEMPSLQQSRSIDERLLGSRDVLLPSPVSALKPLIGGSSSTFIHPLTGKPLDPNSPLALALAARERALSSQVPSRSPTPIHSPDSDRAAPLFVDIQTKEPDRVDLEALVSPAYSPGGKAVMATDAGALTPTKSPWGTPATLRKEPEVRAEPPGKEEKKPEDKKSMIISIVDTSQQKTAGLIMVHATSNGQDEIGLEIKEESPAAAEVCAEPVESPKAEPQPSPVGKPPVSPASEKALGQGSSEEEVEPYTVTLPPAQLSSSDEETREELAKIGLVPPPDEFANGVLVTAPGTPVSHLAAPGAPSLPAAAVAPSPPGATPSGKPSDAPAAPESAADSGVEEVDTRSSSDHHLETTSTISTVSSMSTLSSESGEPTDTYTSFADGQTFLLEKPPVPPKPKLKSQLSKGPVTFRDPLLKQSSDSELISQHHAATLAATSAARPRYLFQRRSKLWGDPMESRPGHGAEEDKPTVISELSSRLQQLNKDTRSLGEEPAGSALDPGKKSPVVAARLFSSLGELSTISQRSSGTTFTVRPGSRYPVTRRTPSPVKPAALERPEPLSTVRPYGLTPPTILKSSSLSIPHEPKEVRFVVRSVSARSRSPSPSPSPGPPLHTLHPPRPFMQKPLQLWNKYDVGDWLESINLVEHRDKFEDHEIEGTHLPALTKEDFVELGVTRVGHRMNIERALKQLVDS